The DNA region AAAAAGTTTATCAtgtaataaattagaaaaaaaaattagttagtgacaaaattttcttatttttaatttttcatgtgGCAGCTAGGTTGGGATCGATTGAGATTTACTGCTCCAAACGTCGCTCTCtcattatacatttatatatatatatatatatatattattgtttgaatGAATTAAATTGAAGGCATGGATTATTCCACACATATATATGTGTCTGCTTAGTTAAAATAGTCACTGAAACACACACGATTGATATTTCATTCCCTCtctctataaatataaaagaagggttattatttattaattattgccGGTGATGGAAAAAGATGGTGGTTGTGAAAACATAGTCAGCACCACCACAACCACCACCGGAGATATTGGAGGCGTCGCCGCCGCTGCCGATAACACAAAGCTGCAAGTAATTTCCAATATTTTTCGTAAACATTATCCAAGAGGCTTTCTCAGAAAGGTAGCGTattatattaaatcaattagAGATGCATGGTTTACAAGTGATATtcaaatgaaatgaagtatttAATAGAAAACAATTGGTTTGGTATAAGTTATAACAGGTGGTGGCGGAGTTGATAGCAACTTATCTATTGGTGTTTGTGACATGTGGGTCCGCCGCCATCAGTGCTGTGGATGAACACAAGGTCTCTAGGCTTGGAGCTTCCGTCGCCGGAGGCCTCATTGTCACCGTCATGATCTATGCTGTTGGCCACATCTCCGGCGCCCATATGAACCCTGCCGTCACTCTTGCTTTTGCCGCCGTCAGACATTTTCCTTGGAAACAGGTATATCTACCGTCTTTCTTAATTTTATCACATATTGAATTTAATCATCAacatattaaattttacaatattaaatttcttaatatatatagaagatTTCAACAATTACATGAGTTTACTCCAATATCAATAAATATTGAGGCATATGAGCATATCAAACATGAAAAACTGATGAAAGAGTGTCATAACacttctaaaaaaaaatcttaaacatAGTTAAAATTATCCTTAATTTATAGTTGGTAAATAAACACCGAAAAAGTTCTGccaaatgataatttataatatacaaatatagtGGAAAAAGTAAGAAATTTGTACAAATCATGGGTGATACTTGTAAAGGACCTTcatattaattatcaaattaaataactcattatcGAAAATAAGAAACACAATTTGAATTCCGATAATTTTGTCTCATTTGTTGATAAAAAGAGGACGAACACGAACTCTCGAGAAAACATCACAAACATAATCTGAATGGTCTGAACAACATATGACCCACcgaaattttaaagtattattcGAATAAAAAAAAACGGTGATAAAAAATCGATCcaactaaataaaattctaaatcgaataattcaaatattaactcaaatttaagtgttactaaaaaaaaaaaataggacaaccttctattttagaataaatatattttcacctCTCTTCAACTTTTTACAGAGAAACAATGCAACTAtccaaaaaaaagttatatatataaagatcaattattttatatataaattaaaaatgtcattgaaaataatgataaatatcaCTTTATTATGCACAAATTAAGTATGTATTAATtgtattcaataatattaatgcacaaatatatatatatatatatatatatatatatatatatatatatatatatcagacCCACctctatttaattttaaattaatgccTAAATTGAAATGTACAACACatgaacttaattaatttttaaaataacaaatatatttaataattaaaaagacgTCCAGCTGGCCGCCAAACCACATGGGAAAACAACACATTCTTTGTTGTTACATTATTGTAatactttatattaatttattccatatataattacaaaagaGGAACAGTGGATGGTATACTGATATAGCCAACTCACAAATTAAATACACATAACAACTATTtcttacttaaaattattaaccaaacaatcattaattaaaaattaatatttaatatgtaaagTGTGATTGAACTTTGTTTAATGAAACATGtgtaaaaaatgtaaattactTTTCTATTATTGTAATACATTTTTAACTTATTGTATTTTTCATCCATAGTTGGAAAATATGACGTCCATAATTTTTCGTTATATTACTCTCagcaaatttaaaattttaaaattattcataaaactCTTTAATAAGgacctaaatatataataaaaattaattcaagataGTTCAAGTACCGATTTCTAAAACAATAAAGGTCAAGATAGTTCAAGTACCGATTACTTAAATAAAGGTGAAATTCATGAATATGATGCCACTAACtctattaaaagaaaattgaagttGATAACTACATGAAAGGTACATTAAGTATTTTAAAGgcctataataaaaaattgtattcatttcttcacttaattaattattttctcattaaGAAGTTACTTCATACCTAATTGAATTTAGAGTGAGACAAATGAGAAATTGAGAAAGTGAATTAGAGAGAAATTGAGAAAGTTTGAACAGAGAAAAGagtgataatttttattttattggtaAGTAATTAGATTGCGACAAGTCATTCTTTTTATCATTTATCTTGAACTTATTTAAACTTTTGTTTGAAAACACAAATTTGGAGTTAAATtggatttaaataataaaatatatatatatatatatataatttaaataggaaaatattatgaattatatatttttcattcaaaataacttCATTTCAATTTTTAGGTGAGTACCCAGATGAGGAGAAAGgagaaaaactaaattttttttttcataattagaTTGTCACGTTATCTTCTTTCCCAAATTCCTTCTCCTATATATGGATCGGATGGGCTAAATCCCGcacagaaaaaaaaataataatttatttttacggtaaaaatgtgacgTTATCCTCACAATTCTTTAAAAActtcaatataatttattgtttgtctaattattaaaaaaatggtaacacttacatttatttactattttataaaaaattctcGTTATTTTTTAAGTACATCCCAATTATTCTGAAATCTTGATTTATCCTTGGTtgggtataccttaatttttatCGATACTATACGTTATTTCAATATATCAAAATCTcgatataaatataatataagtaataaGTAATTTTGGTAGACATGTAGAGTATTGATAttaatattactaattaattaatataaaatatatataggttCCAGTATATGCTGCAGCCCAATTGACTGGTGCAATTTCGGCAGGATTTACACTAAGAATTCTTCTCCACCCGATAGAAAAAGTGGGAATAACATCACCTTCTGGTTCAGATATTCAAGCTCTTTTAATGGAGCTTGTTGTCACTTTCTCCATGATGTTCGTCACTTCTGCTGTTGCAACTGATACCAAAGCAGtaattcatttcatttaattatatatatatatatatatactttcacttccttttaattaattaattaattaatttaccacATACAGATAGGGGAACTAGCCGGGATAGCAGTTGGATCTGCAGTATGCATTACTTCTATTTTGGCCgggtaattaattatttaattaattaactaatcaaattttgcaatactttttaaattaaatcttttttttggTCCAGACCCGTATCGGGAGGATCGATGAACCCTGCCAGGACATTAGGACCGGCTTTGGCTAGTTCATTCTACAAGGGCATATGGGTCTACATGGTTGGACCGGTATTGGGCACAATGCTCGGGGCTTGGACATATAGTCTCATTAGATTTACTGACAAACCGGTTCAGGCTATTTCTCCGCGTTCTTTCTCTTTTAAGCTTCGTCGGATGAGGAGCAAAGATCGAACTGATCATCAGCTCATGTCTAGCACTCGACGACTCGACCCTTTAAACGcattatgaaatgaaaataaataaatggtatatatatttggaaataaataaattgctATAAAATTTGGTTGAACTTGTAGGTGCTtgctggatgatgatgatgtaaATGAAATGTTTTgacataaaaaacaataataaatatgtctTTGTAGTCAATAGTTTGTCTCAATAAACTATTGAAATTCTTAATTACTCACTAGATCTTATATTACTCTTTCGAAAATTATGTATGATTTCAATATTCTAGCATGTAATAAAATCTTCAACTGATTTTTATCCACTAGCCCACAATAAGTTTTTTGGAAATATTTATTGAACCAatgtgattaattaatattttgtaagatttttattattttgtgtgaGCCCAATCCAGCTCTTTAggtataataattaagaatggGCTTTTAGGGGCTtgtttgtatgttttttttttaattaatatgaggGTCCATAGACATGGGCAATTGAATAGAGAAcctttaaacatttaataatttatttaatggaAAATATATTAGCaatgttatgtattttttttttttttgtgatatcATATTTGATCTGGTTAAAATGGGATAAATAACCTTGATAATCTTGGATAAGACGTTCAAAATCAAGAGTTTATATAAAATCGTTGCCCAATTGTAAActtgtaaaatataaagtttatttaaaatcgtaaaagtttaatttaaaataaaataaaattatatagtattattatttatatatataattaagtattttatactagacaattttaataatttatattaatttatttattttaataaataataattttattttttaatataaaattatcttttaaacgtaaaatcgtaaaattgaaattatttataaaacttgtaaattgtaaaatcttataatcttaaatttaaaatcgttaGAGTTTAcctttaagagtttacttaaaatcataCTCGTTAAACTcatgtgaaatcgtaaaatcgtaagattttaatagttaactcgagattttaaccgCCTTGGTTTGAATTCGGATGttaattggtttgattttttaaatatttttaaatatattatataataaactatttaattatatgtaatacattatataatatataactaaaacaaataattcattttttttttcaattcagaccaaatattaatCCCTAGATtagattataaaaatgaattagtgtagttaaaagatttaaattattttttatgtttttaatacagaaaatattttaattaataaaataataaatataaaaatgatgaattatttaaataattcaatccaAACAAGTTACTAAGTAAAGGGTTATTTAAGTTGAAAtgaaataatacattattaaatatttagcTTTGAGATTAAGATAAATACCTAAAAAGGTTGTTAACACCAATaattatgtatcaaaataaatattaattggaCATCTTATCTGAAAACAAATGAAATATCACATCATACTTTTGCTTCCGCGTTACGACTCATTGCATtctttgaatttattaaatactttCAAATTCCAATAATATAATCAAGGTTCAGATTGATTcaccttaattaattagttgattTCACCGTAACACGTCTACAACAATAGATTTGATtagtataatttaatatttttaatatgcttAATCTCtttattaagtaatatatattttttaacaaaagttattttcaaataacattgATTTGTATAAGATATAagttattttagattaattatacattaaaaatataaatatataacaaattaatataaactcACTAGGTAATTTAAGTGTAAAGTATTGGtgtctaaaatataaaatttggttTGACTTTGTCAGAAGGTAGGTTAGTAAAATTCTctatattatgataaaattatcaataacaCCCTATATACActagttgaaaaaatatatcattaatgATTTGTATGtcttatttcaataaataagttaaattcaTTTGTGCAAATTAAATTGTTCATTATAGACTagagataaaattaaatatttaggtTGTTGTGTCACTTTAAGTTTAAGGATGCATCCTTTAGGATTCAAGAAAGCCAATCATTCTCTCCTACctaaacatgttaaaacattaaaattatgttGTTATTATGATTCAAGTGTTGATGATCTAGATTAAAATTAAGCTAAGTAATTATGATTCAAGTGTTACAAATTTAGTAATTAACACTATTCATTTTACCTTTAGAAAGGCTAAacaataatgttatttaataaaaacaaatttctcAGTTTAATTTAAGACGTTTTTAataaaagtcaaataaaaaaatttggatctatgtgataatattattatcaattcAACTATCTatgtttatttctttcttaaaaaaaacttttaacatTGTAAAATTGTTATGACCAAGTCACAAACTTACTAATTCGATAACCACAAAATAAAATGACAATTTGAATCAAATCGATTAAAGTGATGAACAAATCAACATCACCCAACAAAACCAAATAAATGAGAACTAAGTGTCAAAACGTAAACCAAATAAATGAGAACTAAGTGTCAAAATGTTGATAAAAAAACAACGGGTCATCATACCCAACACAATGAAGAGAAACCGAGTTGATGTACAAACTGATAACTAATCACCGGTCATATGCCAAATGCGAAATAGAAAAAGAGAGATCTACCctaatttgttataattataactaagattaaaatgataatttagaaagtataaatttgtgtcttctgaAGATAAGAGTACAAACTTGAAAtagaatgattcttcaaaacaCAAGTGATATGAACAAATTCTTTCACAGTTTTAATAATGAATCAAGTAAGTGGTTGCTTTTCACTTTCACCAAACTCACTGACAACTTCTACCCCAAATGGAAATAATGTTATTACTCTCCACCTCACAACACTCAACCCCCCACCCCATCCCATCCCATCCCATCCCCTATCCTCTTCCTTCATTCCTCTACCaataaataattcattcttTAATAACTCtactcaaaaacaaaatttagaattataagAGCCTTCACATATATCACGAGACTTTGTAacaattattattcaaattggattatttgaaaacaaattcaaatataattaatttacccATGTTTTATTACCAGATAAGTCTAGTTTGAATGGAAACATCATATTCATAGGGATGGAGTAGTGGGGCTACCTGTCAGAAAGGGAGGTGGGTTGTGGGGGACGACCACAAATCCCTAGATTTTTATTTCACCCTTCAATTATcattatcataatttatcaaATCCCCCAATAAAAACCCAATCTTTCCCCCCCTCCCATTCCTATGACTCGGACTCAACTCGACTCGGACTTAAGTAACTCGGACCCTCTCTGTTTTTCTGTCGgaacaaaccctaacccttcacATACTACTAATTACTAGCTCTCTTTCTCTCTAAAGCTAAAGCTAAAGCTAACCTGTTCATGGATCTTTAACCATGGACATATCAAATGCATCATCCACTGCCAACCTTCTTAATAATAAACCCACCACTCAACCAAACCTCCCTACGCCGGCAGCCGGATCCAATGGTTTCCTCAAGCGCCACCACCACCACCCACCAACACCACCCCTGCCACCAGCCGTTCCTGTTTCCTACAAAGAATGCTTAAAGAACCACGCCGCAACCACAGGAGGTCACGCCCTAGATGGCTGCGGCGAGTTCATGCCTTCTTCCACCTCCTCCCTCAATTGTGCAGCCTGCGGCTGCCACCGCAATTTCCACCGTCGACGGGAACCCGATGACCCACTTCAACCCTCACCCACATCAGTACAACATGTGATCGAGTACCAGCCACACCACCGTCACCACCCACCGCCGCCGCCTCTCGGCGGCGGTGGTCACAGCAGCAGCCCTGATTCAACATCTCCACCGCCGATTTCATCCTCGTATTACCCATCAGCCCCTCACATGCTTCTAGCCTTAAGCACCGGTGCAGCCTTGGCTGTTCGAGCGCCGGAGATGAGTATTCGGGGAAGGAAGAGATTCAGGACGAAATTTAGGCAGGATCAGAAGGAGAAGATGCAAGAATTTGCTGAGAAAGTTGGATGGAAGATGcagaagagagatgaagaaatgATATCAGAATTCTGCAGAAATGTTGGGGTTGAGAGGAATGTTTTGAAGGTATGGATGCATAACAATAAGAACAATTCCATCAATTCTTCTTCagatgggaagaaagaaaatggtGGGATTGACATTCATGATCATTATCATAATGATGATCCACAACTTATGATAGCTGCTAATAatggatcttcttcttcttcttgaatcAATCTATCTATTCtatctaattaattactttatgtttgttgtttaattaattagttgatcATCCATGTTGGAATTTGGATAGATcaataaacattaattaattaattaattaatgtagtTAGTCTATTCTAATTAGGATTAATTGAACTTCCTTGGTTCCTTTGACTACTACATTTAGAATAATAGTATTAATTTATGTTCAATTTTACTACTTAATTACTTATTAGTTAGTGgctaaaatagaaataaaaacagTTGATTTGAGTTTGGGAATTAATTGTCAAATCAAATAGTCTGTAACAGCTTCAAATTTATTGGTGGTTGTGCctaccattattattattatattactgGTAATGTTTCATTTCAGAATTAGATGATGCCAGTTTTcagattttagattattaaatttcaatttggTTTATGTGATCTTATATAATTACTAGTTACATGCTTAAAATTAGACATTGATCTCATCTTTAATATTGTATTGATGATAAAGATGTTTTGTAGATGACATAATTTTAGAGTACCAAGTTGTTTTAAGCATAGAGAAAtagaattagaaaataaattatcctATAAACAGTGGCTTTAATCATAATCCCTTAGATTGCATTTAGGAGGGTTTTTAaggaaatgtaattttttttttggtaaaaatatttaaaagggtattaatataataatatttttttatttttaaataaagagtattttaataatttggtaaTGAATGGATGAAAAGATAATAgtaaaattatgtttgattaagttGTAAGTCCAAcatttatacttatttatttatctatattttatcCAAAGTTTATTCAATTAAGCTTTTacttctctctctatattttttttcaaatatagcTCTCTATGTAAGGTTCTAAAAAGTGAAATAAGGGTTTTTAAGGAACAAGTTTTTAATGGATTTCTCACTTTCCAATTAT from Impatiens glandulifera chromosome 5, dImpGla2.1, whole genome shotgun sequence includes:
- the LOC124938742 gene encoding aquaporin NIP2-1-like; this encodes MEKDGGCENIVSTTTTTTGDIGGVAAAADNTKLQVISNIFRKHYPRGFLRKVVAELIATYLLVFVTCGSAAISAVDEHKVSRLGASVAGGLIVTVMIYAVGHISGAHMNPAVTLAFAAVRHFPWKQVPVYAAAQLTGAISAGFTLRILLHPIEKVGITSPSGSDIQALLMELVVTFSMMFVTSAVATDTKAIGELAGIAVGSAVCITSILAGPVSGGSMNPARTLGPALASSFYKGIWVYMVGPVLGTMLGAWTYSLIRFTDKPVQAISPRSFSFKLRRMRSKDRTDHQLMSSTRRLDPLNAL
- the LOC124940509 gene encoding zinc-finger homeodomain protein 8-like, with protein sequence MDISNASSTANLLNNKPTTQPNLPTPAAGSNGFLKRHHHHPPTPPLPPAVPVSYKECLKNHAATTGGHALDGCGEFMPSSTSSLNCAACGCHRNFHRRREPDDPLQPSPTSVQHVIEYQPHHRHHPPPPPLGGGGHSSSPDSTSPPPISSSYYPSAPHMLLALSTGAALAVRAPEMSIRGRKRFRTKFRQDQKEKMQEFAEKVGWKMQKRDEEMISEFCRNVGVERNVLKVWMHNNKNNSINSSSDGKKENGGIDIHDHYHNDDPQLMIAANNGSSSSS